The Deinococcus planocerae genome contains the following window.
CCCTGCTCGCCGCGTGGCTTCAGGGAGAGGCGCGCAGCGTCGAGGTGGGCCTCCACGGCTACCTGCGCTCGGCGACGGGCGCGACGGAGTGGATGCCGTGGCGCAAGAACGCCGTCCTGCCCCGCTCGGCGGTGGAGCGCGTGGCCTTCGAGGAGGGCGTGAAGTACGTGCTGGAGTGAGGGCCCGGGCGTGCAGAAGGTCAAAGGCAGAAGGCAGCAAGCCTCCCGTGCTGGCCTGTTGCCCTGTGCGTCCCGCTGTCCTGCTACGCGCTGAGCGGCAGCACGAAGCCGCGCGCCTTGGCGCTCCCGGCCTCGCTGGGGCGCAGCACGAGGACGGCGAGGCTGGCGTCGGGGCGCAGCAGGTAGGGCAGCCAGGTGTGGGTGAGGGTGTGCAGGGCGCGCTGGGCCTGCTCCAAGACGCCCTCCTGCGCGAGGTCACGCAGCACGAGCACGGCCTCGTCTCCCCCCGAACTCGTCCACACGTCCACCACGCCCACCCGGTCCACGCCGCGGTGGTCCCGGTACTCGAACTCGTGGGCCCGCCTGATGAGCTGCATTCGTCATTCACCCCTTCGCGCGCGAGAGTCCCGCCCGGAACCGCTCTCACGGCCCGGACCTTGCAAACTGTCGCGTCCGGTCCAGCGTAGGGGGCCTCACCGTGGCCTTTGTCCCGCCCGCCCGCCCACCCCAGCGGGTGCGGCGCCCCGCTCAAGAAGACGTGAAGGGTTACCCTGCGGCGTGGCCAGCATCGTCATCACCTACACCGACGGCAAAACCTTCCGGCTGGAGGGCGTCACGAACGCCGACGCCCACGCCTCCCGCGCCGCTTTCGAGGGGCCGGGCACCGCGCTCGACGTGGCCTACCGCGACGGGGGGCGAGAGCGCGTGGCCCATATCCCCAAGGCCCTGATCCGCTCCTTCGAGACCGAGCTGGACTGACGGCGGTGGCCGGACATGTCCGGCCCGAGCGGAGCGGGCAACCGCGATGAGGCCCCGCCGAAAGCCCCGACTCCGGGCCGCCGCTCACGGTGTCGTGCCCCCCGGGCTTCCTAGAATGCCCGGCGTGACTGGGGCCGGGGCGACGGGAAGCGGAGCGAGTGGGAGCGGCGTGAACGAGATGCTGCTCGAATTTCAGGGGTACGTGCTCGCGTACCGCCTGCGCGCCGCCGTGGGGGGCCGGGTGGCGCCGCCGGGCGAGCCCTTGACCCTCGCCGGGTACGCCGCCCGGCGTCTGGAGCGGCAAGACCTCGCGCGCGGGCTTGTCCGCAAGGGCCTCGATCCCCTGCGGATGCGGCGGCTCGACGCGCTGTCCGACGAGCTGATGTTCGGCTTCTGGCTCAACCCCGCCGAGGTGGCCGCCTTCCTGCGCGCGGCGATCCGCCAGGGCAGCCACCCGGCGCTGGGCGACCCCGACGCCTTCGCGGCCCTGCTCACCCCCGCCGAGAAGGGGCGGCTGGGCGAGACGGGCGTGCGGCTGGTGTGCGCCCACCACCTGACCTGCCTCACCCTCGCCGCGCCCATGCTCGACCCCGACGCGCTGGCGGGCGTGTGGAAGCGGGTGGAGGCCACCACGCCGCCCCTGTTCGTGGACGAGCTCGCCGCCGCCGGACAGGTCTAGGGTGAGCGCGCTGACGGGGCTCCTGCGCGCCCTCGTTCCCCGCCCCTGCCCCGGCTGCGACGCGCAACTCGGGCGGGAGGCGGGGTTGTGTGCCGTGTGCCGCGCCCGCCTCGTGCCCCGGGTGGAGGCGTACTCGCCGCTGTGGCCGCGGCCCGAGGGGCACCTCGTCACCCTGGGGCCCTACCGGGGGGTGACCCGGCGGGCCGTGCGCGCCCTGAAGTTCGGCGGCGCGCGGGACCTCGCGGGGGCCCTCGGCGGGGCGCTGGCGGGCGGGGTTCCGGCGGAGTGGAATGTCCGCGCGGTCGTTCCCGTGCCCCTGCACCCGGCCCGCGAGCGGGAGCGCGGCTTCAACCAGGCGGCCCTGCTCGCCGCCGCCGTCGCCGCCGCGCTGAAGGTGCCCGCCGCCCCGGCCCTGCGCCGCACCCGCGCGACCGGGCAGCAGGCCCGCCTCCACGCGCACGAGCGGGCGGGGAACCTCGCCGGGGCCTTCGCCGCGGGCGCGCGCGGGGTGCCCCCTGGCCCGGTCCTCCTCGTCGACGACGTGATGACGACCGGAAGCACCCTCCTCGCCTGCCGGGATGCCCTGCACGCGGCGGGGGTGCGGGAGGTGAGGTTCGCGGTGATCGCCCGCTGACGCCCGGCATGGCGGTCCCTCATCCGGGTGCGGTACGGTGCCGGGTATGAAGTCCCCGCTTTCCCTTGCCCTCGCCGCCACCCTGCTCGGGAGCGGGCTCACCGCTCCGGCGGGGGCCCAGACGCTCGCGCCCTTCACAGACCCCAAGCTGCCCTTCACGGTGAGCCTGCCCCGGGGGTGGCTCGGCGCCAACTTCAATGACGGCACGGGCGGCGTGAGCGTCGTGTCGGCCAAGACGCCGCCCGCCACCCTGATCCGCCTGCTGTACGTGTCCAAGGACGGCAGGGCCCCCGAACTCAAGCAGGAGTTCCGCAACTTCGAGGCGGGGGTGACTCAGACGGGGGGCAAGGTCAAGCTCTTCCGGGGCCGTAACGTGACGTACGGGGGCGTGAAGGGCGTCGAGCGCGAGTACCTCATCACGGGCGGACAGACGGCGGTGCGCGTGCGCATCTGGTTCGGCAACGGGGCGAAAAACCTCTACTCCTTCCAGGTCACCGACACGCCCGAGCGGTACGCGAAAAGCAGCGCCCTGTTCAGCCAGGTCCTCGCCAGCCTCCGCTTCCGCACCTGAGGCCCCGCCTCGTTCCCCCCCCCGCAGCGGCTACGCTGACCCATGCGCCGCCTGATGCTGGCCCTGCTCGCCCTCGTCCCGGTCGCCGAGGCGGGAAACCGCTTCGACGTGCGCAGGGTCGCCTTCTCCCCGGACGGCGCGCGGGCGCTGGTGGTCACGGGCGGCGTGCAGGACGGCAGCGGCTTCAGCACGGCGGGCCTGACGGTGGTGGACACCGGAACGGGCCGGACCCTGCGCGAGGTCTCGGCCACCTCCCAGACGGGGACGGTGGGGGAGGTCGTGGCGGCCCTCCTCCGCCGCGAACGCCCCCTCCTCGCCCGCAATGGGCTGACGCCGGGCCGGACCGCGCGGCCCGTGTACGTCCGCCCCTTCCCGGTCCAGGCGCCCGTGTGGACGGAAGGGCTGCGCGCCGGGGCGGGCGCCACCGTCCCCGTCCGGCTGTGGACGCGCCCGGTGCCGGTGCGGCTGAGCGTGTGGCCTCTGCCGTCCTCCTGCCGCTACCGGGACCTGCTGCCCCAGGGCGAGGGACCCGCCGGGTTCACGCTGGAGGTGGGGGGGCAGACCGTCCACCTCGACCGGAGCCTGCCCTCCAGCCGGGCGTGCGCCGCCCGCTACGCGCTGGAGCGGGTGGACGTGCAGGGCAACCGCGCCGTCTTCGTGCTGCGCGCCTACACGCCGGGCTTCGAGGGGCCGAACGCGGAGCCCGTGGTCGTGGCGGCGACCCTGCGGTGAGCGGGGGCCCTGCCGGAAGGTGCGCCGCCCCCCTGCCTCCGACCCCTCCCTGCTAGAATGCCCCGCGTGTACACGAACCGCCGCGCGCACCACGAATATGAGCTGCTTGACCGCTTCGAGGCGGGCATCAGCCTGACGGGCAGCGAGGTCAAGAGCGTGCGCGCGGGCGGGGTGGACTTCCGCGACGCCTTTGCCCGGGTGGTCAGCGGCAACGTCGAGCTGGAGGGGCTTTACATTCCCCCCTACACCGAAGCCACCTACAACAACCACGAGCCCCGCCGCACCCGCCGCCTGCTGCTGCACCGTGAGGAGATCGGCAAGCTGCGCCGCTCTCTCGACCAGAAGGGCCTGACCCTGGTGCCCACCCGCCTGTATCCCAAGGGCCGGGTCTTCAAGGTGGAACTCGCCCTCGCCCGCGGCAAGCAGCTCCACGACAAGCGCCGGGCGGAGGCCGAAAAGACCCTGCGCCGGGAGCTGCGCGAGCTGTGAGGGGGAGAGCGCGCAGGCGTTTTCCGGCCCGCTTCGCCGGGCCCCTGCTGCTGTCGGCGGCCCTGCTCGGCGCGGGGCTGGCGGGCGCGCAGATCACCCTGGGCCGCCTGAATCTGGTCGGCACGCAGGTGCAGAGCATCGACCTCTACGGGGCCGAGTACGCCAGCGAGGGGGTGCTCGGCGGCGTGATGCGGGTCACCCGCCAGGAGGTGGAAAGCGCGGGCACCATCATCCGTGTCGAGGCCTTCGGGCACACCCTCCTGCTGCCGCTCGACGAGGACCAGCAGCGGGCCACGACCGACTTCAACACCGTGCAGCTCGACACCGAGCGGGTGCGGGCGAGAACCGCCACGCTGGTGAACGGCAACGTCTACCTGCCGCTCGACACGCTGGCGCGCGGGCTGGGCGCCACGTACGAGCAGGGGACCTTCCGGGTCGCGCCCGCCACCCTCCAGGGGGTGAGCAGCCGCGCGGGGGCCGACAGCGAC
Protein-coding sequences here:
- the smpB gene encoding SsrA-binding protein SmpB — protein: MPRVYTNRRAHHEYELLDRFEAGISLTGSEVKSVRAGGVDFRDAFARVVSGNVELEGLYIPPYTEATYNNHEPRRTRRLLLHREEIGKLRRSLDQKGLTLVPTRLYPKGRVFKVELALARGKQLHDKRRAEAEKTLRRELREL
- a CDS encoding ComF family protein, producing MTGLLRALVPRPCPGCDAQLGREAGLCAVCRARLVPRVEAYSPLWPRPEGHLVTLGPYRGVTRRAVRALKFGGARDLAGALGGALAGGVPAEWNVRAVVPVPLHPARERERGFNQAALLAAAVAAALKVPAAPALRRTRATGQQARLHAHERAGNLAGAFAAGARGVPPGPVLLVDDVMTTGSTLLACRDALHAAGVREVRFAVIAR
- a CDS encoding DUF2259 domain-containing protein, which translates into the protein MRRLMLALLALVPVAEAGNRFDVRRVAFSPDGARALVVTGGVQDGSGFSTAGLTVVDTGTGRTLREVSATSQTGTVGEVVAALLRRERPLLARNGLTPGRTARPVYVRPFPVQAPVWTEGLRAGAGATVPVRLWTRPVPVRLSVWPLPSSCRYRDLLPQGEGPAGFTLEVGGQTVHLDRSLPSSRACAARYALERVDVQGNRAVFVLRAYTPGFEGPNAEPVVVAATLR